ATggtattctttctttctttctttcaatcGACCGACGGGGACCTGAAATCACCTCTCCCTTACATACTTACTCACTTACCTTGTTGTATTCAATATTCATTCAGATTCCAGTGTTGGCAATGGAAGGAGGTAGGCAGACGAGAAGGTTTGGTCGTCGAACCCTCTTGCCCTTACACGTTAGGCGCCTCTCCCACACTGTTTCCTGTTGGTATGTtgtttgtttctgttttcttgtttttctgttttcagATGTCATGGCATCAGATCACAAGTTAGTACTACAAGTAAGTAGTAAGTATAAAGTAAAAAAGATTAACTGGTGGGTGCAGGTACTGCGACTACAAGACCTCTGCCTTCAATGAACCACTATTCAGGGTCGGCCGAAGACATGCCAGGTTATTTTACTTGTATCTTTTAGGTCTTGGCCCCTTTGGGTTGCAAGGAAAggtgggaaagaaaagaaaaaggagaatcATATCACTTGTTTGGATAACAAAAAGAGAtgggaaaggaagaaaaaaggcTTACGTGCAACTCAACTAATCATGTGGACCATAAACCCACCGTCCACTAGCGGGGGCCCCACTTAAAGCCAGAGCAAATGCTCCGTGTGGATGGACTCCGAAGGAGTTGATAGCGCCTTAGAGGTTTCGAACATGAGACATTAGGAGGAAGTAAACCCTAAGTCTCAAGCCTTGACCACCAGGCCTATCTCTTGGGGTTTCATTGGTCCATTGTTGCTTCTCAGTTTTTGTGAGATTTAGTTTGAAAAAACggtcttttattttctctccctTTTTCCCAATCTAAAGGGCCCTTTAGTTGTCTAATTGCTACTACTACTAGTTGAATTACTACTGACTGACTCCGTCTTGCGTCAAATTAAGGCTTTTGCGAGTTTGGTTTTCAGTTGGGATCGGTTTTAGTCTAACCGCAATGCTAGGAGTTTATGTGGTAAGACCCAAATTACGTATCATGTTTATTCTTTATCAAATGTATAAGCTACAGTTCCTGTTTATCAGTTTTATTTGCTTTGTATGTGCGGCCAGATTCTTCTATGGGAATCAGCCACACTGCTGCATTTGTACAATGGGAATGCATGGTGGCTTAGCAAGCTTTTGCCCGGGTCCTTGTTTGGGATTTTCCCTTCGGTTGGTTCTCGAATTTTGTACTTCTTTCCTTGTTATTGGACTCATGTATGCCCATCTGGATTTCTTGGGCTGCTTAAGTAATCTTCTCTAACTTCTTTTGAGTTCAGCATTTTTGTCTACAACACCCATATGTCTTCCTTTTTTTGTAATATGTATGCATGAATGTTATGTTAAAATTATCAGCTTCTGCCCCTGTATTTTTTAATCGAAACACAATGCTTCTCACCTGTAGGGTCCCATTAATGTAATCAATGACTATGGGACAGAGGTTCTGCCCAATTATTGTCATTTGCATTGTTTTCTGCGTataatatatttgaaaaaagGGGAGATGAGGAATTTAGATTAAGTTTGGTGATCTTAATTTTTAAAAGCCTTAGTTTTCCAATAATTAAAGAGCTTTTGATGCATTGATGGCATTGTTTTGCTGCCTGGATGATCCACTTATTTTTAGCTGAAGTAGGTTTCTTTGATATGAAATGTTTGGATAGTTGCTAATGAAACTTATTTATTGAAGAAAAAGACAGCTAATAAATTGTTGGCAAGCGGATATATTCTTCTGGTTTATTGCTCACTGATTTGTCTCTCTGATGTCAATTAGAACGTTTCAACTACCCCATGCCCACCTCAATGTTTGTATGGCCAAGTTTTGATGCACCGTGGAAACATTAAAATTTAGTTGCCCAATACACGACCAAGTTTTAACAACCTATATTATGTTTAGGCATGACTAGAGTGTTTCAAACTGTAAGTCCCAGACATATTTTTAATGTTCAGGTTTTGTGAAAGACATGTATTTTATCGGAACTAATCCTTGTACCTTTcttgtagagtttttttttagcCTTCTTGCTAAAAGCCACCAAAACTCCTGCATGTTGTCTTCTATGCAGGTTTTTGGGTTGAGCACAACAGTGGCTGATGTTGGATACATGTGTATATCTACGATAATATCCGTGTCTGCACATGAGTTTGGGCATGCGCTTGCTGCTGCCAGGTTAAGCTTTTACTTCCTTTTTCCAATGTCTTTTCTACGGTAGTTTACCTTGCTTTTCTTGCCTTTCGTTTTGTAAATTAGACCAGGCGAATGGCATAACTAActctttttctcatttgtttaAGAAATCTGTGTCTGTACAGGCTTGTAGACATGTGAACTTCATCCGTGTAATGTGTGAATAGCATAAATTTCTGGACAACTTATAAGTATGGTGGAGAATTAAATGATTACTGTGCTGCTTCTTGTTTTCTGTATTTTCTCTGAATATTCGATACTCATCCCTGTCCCACCTCAACTCATATTTTGGATGAGGGTGTGGTTTGAGAAGGGCAAGTAATGGAGGGAGAAATAACTGTATCTATGAGTTTATCTTGAAGGTTCAGATCATTGGTTATCTGGTTTATGTTATACAGATTTGTATGAGACTGTCAGGTGTGAGTCTATATCTAGAGGTGGACACATCACATCTCAAATTGAAGAATTTAGATTGTCTACTTGAAAAAATTAGATCATTGGTATacatttcttttgtgaaaatatagCCAACAAGCTAGCCAAAAGAAATTGGGCTTCACAACAGCATGCTGCAAATTGATTaccacaacaacaataacagtacCTCTGTAATCCCAAATTGATAGGGTACGGGCAAGGGAGGACCGGAGAAatacctaacctttggcaatatatacACACTAAGTCCCATTTGTTCCCGCACTCAATCCTCGCTCTACGCTCCTGccctcaatcctctctctcaaattttagtagtttggaaTGTATTTGAAAGACACTTTCATGGTCGTGCTCGACCATTATGTGACTAAGTACGCTCAAAGTGGCGGCTCTCAAAAAGTTTTATCTTTGAAATAGCGGCCCCCTATACCTCCAAAAATCCAGAAACTGAAGGGACTTTATGTCGTGGAACTATGCCATCAAATCACTTTCTGTGCTTGGGCTGAGTTCttctaaacttaacttaaatcttcgttttgtgtgttttgtttgtcttttttgaatttttgttagattcgcttggattttttggattaatcatctgtcttgatgagaggagtctaaaaagtataaaattatgaccaaaagcaaaaaaaaaagttcactaaagacaaaaattatgTATCAAACAGCTATCTTTTGGACCTTAAGcgccgtcttatttgaattttttcaacatcggtccatatttttatacttttctgattcgtctcgtcgagatgaacgaTTAACCCTAAAATTACGTCGAatagctaaacaaaaagttacgaatagTATAAAATACCGAAATACGTTCCAAACttataagtttaaaagaacgcaGCCTCAATTACCCTGTTCGAATTCACGTCTCTGCTCGGGACAAAGCCTCAAATAGCCCATGCCATTCCATTTGAAAATATGAAGAACTTAGACAATCATCCTCTGTTTAAGAGAGATTCCAAGGAATGGTGGCAGGTTTGTAGGGTCCATgggcaatgttctaaatggcgcttggcgctagtagggcggagacccacctccaagcgccaagccgcctaggcggccgccaagcaattcggcatttttttattttttttaacaaaccattatccaatcaaactatattctatgtattcataatgcaagttcaaagttctacataaccataatgcaaagtttaatgtacaaacccaaatgaaattaagtagtagcaactagcaaataagttgaataagacaataagtagaaataaacgagatcggagatccctaatgccaagttcaaagttcatctccttcctctaactcttctcctccatatcctttcaaaacttgatctccattagtttaatactataccaTTTAGGCCGTCAAAGACCTCCaaagccgccgccgccgccgccaaggccgccgagaccgccatggccgccgccaaacctccctgggcaccaaatcaaacgccaaggggtattggcgtggcggcagggcacctccaagtgcctaggcggcctcggcggccgccatttagaacactgtcCATGGGTGAAAGGGTTTCCATAGGTAGAGAGGTTAGAAGATAGCGACATACCCCTATTCTTGACAATACATAAATGGCCATTTAACCATCATGGTCAAAAGGGAAAAAGGTAGAAATAAAGTCAAATTTGCAAAGGAAGTGGTTGGTATCTTTCAGGCAAAATGCTTGAGTAGGTTGGAATCCCTCCAAGGCAGGGCCAATTTGGACCCACCGCTGCGCTGCTGTGTAGAGCCCAGATACCTACAACCGCCCACAGGCCACTGTGTTGGGTCAGGGCAAGGGTGAGAGGAGTTTAAATACGTAGTGGAAGCTTTTGGGATTTCCTTGTTGATTTTGTCTATGCACACGCTAAACTGTTTCCATGTTCCTGAGGATGAAAAAGAAGGCATGTCTCTGTCCCTTTTGAGACACGGTTATTTTTACCAGAATTTGctattgattttcttttacttaCAATAGAGGTGTCTTATCTAGTGTTCAATCCGTTGCGCTGTATCTATATCCTAACTTGTGTACATGATCACCTGCTTCATTTTTAAATGAATAAGGTAAAGAGGTGAAACGATAAATGTGTTACAGTATCTTTACGTGTTATTCACATAGAGGATACACCAATGATTGAGCAAATGTGTCATTGGACATGCATGGAAAGTTTTTACATCTTTAATATGTCAATGGACCGATCTCATTAATGTTACTGTAGGTATCCATTCTGCGGGAAGCAGTGAGGGCATACAAATAGAGTACATTGCTGTATTCGTAGCGGTTCTATTTCCTGGAGCTCTTGTGGCTTTCAACTATGAGGTGCTGCAGGCATTACCAAGGTTTTCAACCCTCCGTATATACTGTGCCGGTATTTGGCATAATGCAGCAGTGAGTACAGATAGCAATTATTTGTGTGctaatgtttttgaaattaccGATATAGATGTAATTATCAACCTTAGGCTGATCACCTTCAACTTTCTATGCAGTGTTGTGCAGTTTGTGGATTGGCACTGTTCCTCCTGCCATTGATCCTGTATCCATTCTATATTCATGGTGAAATCCCCATGGTACGTAGCATGACTGTGTGCTTGTATTAAAGACTTTGGAGGTTATTGTTGTGTTCTGTGCACTAAGTACTGCACTATTATCATTTTGTTGTAATAGGTTCTGGATGTTCCTTCTTCGTCGCCTCTCTCTGGTTTTTTGTCTTCTGGTGATTTGGTCATGTCAATGGATGGCATAACCATTCATAATCCACAAGAGTGGATGGAGGTGGCTGCTCATATACATGAGCAAACACTTAGAAACTCAAACTTTTCCAATAGTTTTCACTTCACGATGGCCAATGGTAACAAAGGGTATTGTGTCCCAAGTTCTTTAATGGAAGCAAGCACAGACGTTCTATTGACAGATGACCAGTCTACTTGTCCTAATGAGTTCACTGCATTCACAACTCTTTCATGCTCTAATTCAAGTATGCTTGATGATGGTAGCATTGCGGATAAATATCAAAATAGCAGAGAGGGTATGCATTGCTTGATTGCCAAGGATATTGTCAAGCTTAGAAAATGTGGTGATGGATGGGTTAAATCTGCAAGCAATAGAAGCAGTTGTCCATGTTCTGAGGTACAAATTCTGCTGTTCATAATAAATAAATGTCTTTCCTGCATGAAACATGATTGTGAGAATCTATTTTGCAACTTATGACACTGGTAATGATTGACAGGACGATACCTGCTTAATTCCAGTTCAGATACCTGGTTTAATATGGGTTGAGATTACATATTTAAGACCTTATTCTTCGCAATGCTGGAAACTTGCAAGAAATTCATTTGCGGGTGTAAAGAGTCCAAACTTTGAAGAAAAGGGTTGTGGTGGAACTTTTGTTTTCGTTGGAGATGTCCTCTCCATGGCTCTTTCAATTCGGTTAACTGCCTATCGTCCTCGttggttattttcttttgttgcatATCTTCCAAATGTTCTGGAAAAGATTTTCGCGTGCACGTTTCATGTCTCTCTTGCTTTAGCTCTTCTCAACAGCCTGCCGGTGCGTCTTCATGCCCTTGTTTTGTTGTTATAGTATAATGCATTTCTAATAGTCTGGTTAAGTTTTCCGCATCAATGTGTATGTCCAGCATCATGCATGAGAATCATGCTTGTAGTGTGACATAGAATTTGAACTCCCTTTCGGATAAGTGGAAGAACTTAGGCAACCTATGTCTTATATTGAATTTGTTTGTTAGAAATTTGTGTTAGGATTCTCAAGAATTTTCCTGCCCACTTCATTGTTAACATTTTAGCCTTGCGGGCTTATAGGTTCGAGAAACTTTAGAAGAATTTTCTCTCTCGAATGTAGAAAAACTTTACAAAACTTGCAGGCGCTGGGAAGATCTTCCTGTGCACAATCTTTGAGATGCCATAATATGGTTAATTTGTGTTGCATGTGTAAGATAGACGAGGAAAATGGCCCTCATCTATTATTATTGGCCAGTTCTATGGTACACACTCATTGAAATTATGCACCAGTTATGACCAGTAGAGGTCTCCAAAACCGAAAAATGGGGTTGGTTATGAGTCTTATGATGTGAAGTGGGGGTTAAATGAAAGTGGACTGTGACTTTCTGGTGTTTTGGATATGGACCAAAGCAACCTTTGTTTGTGgctttgttgtttcttgttGTGACATAAAGTTGTCTTGGTTATGACCTGAAGTTGTTCATGGACCCA
The sequence above is a segment of the Rhododendron vialii isolate Sample 1 chromosome 13a, ASM3025357v1 genome. Coding sequences within it:
- the LOC131313334 gene encoding membrane-bound transcription factor site-2 protease homolog isoform X3, with protein sequence MEGGRQTRRFGRRTLLPLHVRRLSHTVSCWYCDYKTSAFNEPLFRVGRRHARLLRVWFSVGIGFSLTAMLGVYVILLWESATLLHLYNGNAWWLSKLLPGSLFGIFPSVFGLSTTVADVGYMCISTIISVSAHEFGHALAAASEGIQIEYIAVFVAVLFPGALVAFNYEVLQALPRFSTLRIYCAGIWHNAACCAVCGLALFLLPLILYPFYIHGEIPMVLDVPSSSPLSGFLSSGDLVMSMDGITIHNPQEWMEVAAHIHEQTLRNSNFSNSFHFTMANGNKGYCVPSSLMEASTDVLLTDDQSTCPNEFTAFTTLSCSNSSMLDDGSIADKYQNSREGMHCLIAKDIVKLRKCGDGWVKSASNRSSCPCSEVYFLDGESILEVTICYLRVLSPRMKGRVLRLCLLAGTLISTFALLRIFLLTILFAEET
- the LOC131313334 gene encoding membrane-bound transcription factor site-2 protease homolog isoform X2 gives rise to the protein MEGGRQTRRFGRRTLLPLHVRRLSHTVSCWYCDYKTSAFNEPLFRVGRRHARLLRVWFSVGIGFSLTAMLGVYVILLWESATLLHLYNGNAWWLSKLLPGSLFGIFPSVFGLSTTVADVGYMCISTIISVSAHEFGHALAAASEGIQIEYIAVFVAVLFPGALVAFNYEVLQALPRFSTLRIYCAGIWHNAACCAVCGLALFLLPLILYPFYIHGEIPMVLDVPSSSPLSGFLSSGDLVMSMDGITIHNPQEWMEVAAHIHEQTLRNSNFSNSFHFTMANGNKGYCVPSSLMEASTDVLLTDDQSTCPNEFTAFTTLSCSNSSMLDDGSIADKYQNSREGMHCLIAKDIVKLRKCGDGWVKSASNRSSCPCSEDDTCLIPVQIPGLIWVEITYLRPYSSQCWKLARNSFAGVKSPNFEEKGCGGTFVFVGDVLSMALSIRLTAYRPRWLFSFVAYLPNVLEKIFACTFHVSLALALLNSLPVYFLDGESILEVTICYLRVLSPRMKGRVLRLCLLAGTLISTFALLRIFLLTILSTG
- the LOC131313334 gene encoding membrane-bound transcription factor site-2 protease homolog isoform X1, which produces MEGGRQTRRFGRRTLLPLHVRRLSHTVSCWYCDYKTSAFNEPLFRVGRRHARLLRVWFSVGIGFSLTAMLGVYVILLWESATLLHLYNGNAWWLSKLLPGSLFGIFPSVFGLSTTVADVGYMCISTIISVSAHEFGHALAAASEGIQIEYIAVFVAVLFPGALVAFNYEVLQALPRFSTLRIYCAGIWHNAACCAVCGLALFLLPLILYPFYIHGEIPMVLDVPSSSPLSGFLSSGDLVMSMDGITIHNPQEWMEVAAHIHEQTLRNSNFSNSFHFTMANGNKGYCVPSSLMEASTDVLLTDDQSTCPNEFTAFTTLSCSNSSMLDDGSIADKYQNSREGMHCLIAKDIVKLRKCGDGWVKSASNRSSCPCSEDDTCLIPVQIPGLIWVEITYLRPYSSQCWKLARNSFAGVKSPNFEEKGCGGTFVFVGDVLSMALSIRLTAYRPRWLFSFVAYLPNVLEKIFACTFHVSLALALLNSLPVYFLDGESILEVTICYLRVLSPRMKGRVLRLCLLAGTLISTFALLRIFLLTILFAEET